Sequence from the Exiguobacterium aurantiacum genome:
AGTCTCGAGTCGTTCGTTCAAGCATCCATTTTTGATTGTATACTTTGCCAAGAATGAAGTTCCTTGCAAGTCGCGACGATTGGATTTCACAGTCAGAGTGGCGATATTGAGTTTTACGCAACACGACATTACCTTTACTTTCGCCAATAACGCGTGCTAAAAATCGACCGTTTTTCGTCATAAATGTCAAAGGAACATTGTTTTCAGCGCAATATCCCATTAATGCTGGACTTGCTCCCGTGTATCCGAACGTAACGATTCCTTCGAGATTATGGAGAGGCACTCGTCCTAAAATTTCGTCCTCTTTCTTTACGACTATATTCCCGCCATCAAGAGCAAGGTATGCATCCGACTGGTTCACGAATAGCGTATTCAACATCTTTTTCACTCCCGAAGTCTCCTCTCCATATATTCACTGACACTTTCTCGCACCATCAATTCTGGCAAGCAGATATTTTGGAGTGAACAACTTTTACAATGTGGTCCGGTTTTTACTTTCGGGGTGTATCGTCGATGATAATAGCTGTTCATTTTTGTCACGATTGCTCTTACTTCTTGTTTTAATGCATCTGACAATAGTACAAGATGACGATGCTTCGTTTCGTTGTAGTACAAATAACCCTCAGTAATTTGACATAAAAACATTTCCTCAAGACAAATTGCTTGCGCAGCTAACTGAAGCTCATCTTCTCTTCCAACTTTCGGCTTCCCACGCTTATACTCGACGGGAATCGGACGATACAGACTAGGGTTTCCATATAAGGAAACCCCAGCTGAATCCTCGACAAATTCAACGACATCACACTGACCGCTAATATTTAATGTCTCTGACTTAATTGCCATCCCTCGCACAATTAACTTATCTTTCCGCTTTTCACGTGCGGACGAATCATCCGCTTTTTTGTGTACATGTTGCCCTTCAACGGTTCGAGAGTTTTCTTCCCATTGTTGTTCGATGTGAATGAGCGCCCACTGTCGTGGACAAAATTGAAAGTGTTGAATACCTGACAACAACAAATAGGAATCGTCTTGTTTATAATCCATCCAAAACTTCAGGCTCTAGGCCATCAAGTGGAGCAACATGAATTTCATAATCCGAAAAGTCTTTTGGCTCATCTGTCATCGATTTTACCGAAATGGAACGGTGCACTTTCGCCGATGAGTACTGTCCTAATTTCGAACTATGCTCCCACCAATAGACTTTATGCACTTCCATACTTCCTTCAGGACGAGCAGAAGAAGCATCATTTTCAAACAATGTAACCAGTACCTGTTTTAATTTTTCTGCATCTTCTTTCGTGAAATTCGTTTTTTCAGCAAGTTGAGTATTAATACTTCCGTTTAATACATAGACTCCATGATCGACGCGATGTTTCATTCCCATCGTGTCAGAGCCACGTTCTTTGCCGCTCTCAGAGTTCACACTTTTCGTGATTTGCATACTCGTAACATCGATTGGGGCCACACTCGTTGCCGTGTGTATGGAGACAGGGCCACGCACACCAATGGACACTCCAGATTTCTCCCCTTTGAAAGCGAACACCTGACCAAACGAACGGACGTCCATCCATGCTGCACACGCTTCTTGTGCAAATTGATTTCCCATCCCTTTGCCCTTCATCAGCTTCTTCAATTCTTCATTTCCTTCAGCGCGATCTCGTAGACTTTCATAACTATCTGAACGACGATCATTCGATTGTACAAAAATAGACTCGCCCATATCTTGGAGACGGTTCCGAATCTTACGTTTAATGGCGACATCTGAAATTTCGCCATAACCATCGTAATTCTGACGTGGGCGGTTACCGTTGAGCGGATCTCCGTTCGGGTTTGCTTTAGAAACAGACAGAATGACGGTAAAATCGATTTTGTGATCTAATACGTTCATGCTTCAACACTCTCCTCGTTAGATAAATTTGTTTCTTCACGTTTTTGGTACAAATCATGTCGCTGACTATAAAAACCTAATAGGTATTTACCTGATAACGGCTTGTTCGTAAAATCACTCGGATCAAGTTGTGAGCCCACCTCGTCAATCAATTTGTTAATGTAAGTTACTTTCCCACCAAGTTTCGCTTGATATGGTTGAAGTGCACTTTGAATCGTCAGCCATGTCCGTGCAGGATTTTGAGAAAATGCGTTCATGTAACGAATCGCATTGGTTGAACGATTTTCTTTCCCTAACGCTTTCCGCTCCAAATAGTCAGCCAGTGCTAATAATCGTCCAAATAAATAATCTCGATCTTTTAAATTTGAATCTAATGCCACAGTCATCCCTTCCTTCTTGTTAATCATTCCACAGGCGATTTGTAACGTTTTCTCCCACTCCCAAGCTTCTAGCCCTACCGGATTCGATGCTCGTTGAATTAAACAACGGCGAACATCATCTGGTACGATACGCCCGTCCACTACACACGGAACCAGTCTTTCCACAGTGGCTTTTATCAACTTTTCATTAGCACGCGGGCCATAAGCCGCCGTTGCGATATCGTGCAAAGATGGCGCACCGATGAAAACTCGACGTTTTTTCTCACGGTCAAAGTAGACATATTCCCACGGATGTTCAGTGTGCCAAGATTCGAGTCGCTTAAAGTATTGTTCTTGATCAAATGAACGATAATAAAGAATCGCTAAGCGACCTGTCGTTGCCGCATCGATTATTAAAATGTTCACTGTTTGTTGAGGTAATTTTCTTTTATAACCGATGAGTGCATCAGAAAATGCTCGTGCCCCGTCTCGGTTCGTATCGAATACTTCTTTCTCCTCCACGTCGTTAAACAACGCAGCAAGTGAAAAAGTCGAATCAACCGCACTCGGCATCTCGGTCACTTGACTCCCCCAGACAAGGAAAACACGTTGATCAATCAGTTTCCCTTGTCTTTGAATAAGCCATTTAAGTGCATTGTGTGCTTTTTGCGATACTTCGTAACTAATCGTCGCTGCTTCAGAGGCTTTATCAAAGCGGCCACGATACGTGAACCCACTACTGTCGTTTGCTGAGATGAGCTTTGCTTTATCTCCAGCATTACGGATTTTATTCGCATGTTTGGTGGAACCAACTTTTTGTTCTCCCGTTACAAAACATAATGTAGAGTCCCCTGCTTGTTCAGCATAGTAAGCGATAAATGATTGATAAAACTCTGAATCTTGCCATGGCTCTTTATAAAGCTGTTCTGATGAATGAACATGAAAACGTATAAACGCTCCTTCCATTCCACCGGTAACTATGGAGTAGATTTTCGGCTTTTCTTCTTTATCCTTCCACGTCCATTTCAACGTGCCATCAGTCTCTGTGAAAAGTACTTTCTCGTTCACTAAATCTTCAATGAGTCGTCCCTTTTGTAAGTACGTATAGATACTCTTCAACCGATCAAATCCATGAGAGGATTCAGACCATTTTTTTAGGTTATTAATGTACACTTGATACGCATTGTCTTTTTTATACACTCCGCCAAATGCTTCATAATCCCCAGCCACATAAGGTAATTTGTCATGTAACGGATACGGGGCTATCACACTCCCTGCTCGGCTAGATGAATCTTCGGTGCTTGGAATTAATGTATTTCCGCCTCCCTTCTCAATCACTTCAGCCGTGTGGAATTCGCCATTTGGGGTTATGTTGACAGTTATGTGAGCTGTTTGTGTCGTATGAGAAATCGGAAGCAACGTGAACGTCTTTCCTTCCCAACGACTTTCTGATTTACCTACTTCATCGAGATGTTGATTGTATGTCTCGTATAGCTGTTGCCAAACGCTCATGCCATCACCTCCTATAGTTGTTCATGCAACAAATCTACTGGTTCAATATCATCTGCTGTAAATGTTTTTGCTTGCATTTTTTTAATCGGTTGGACAAGTGAACAGTCTTCTGGTCTTGTGAAAG
This genomic interval carries:
- the cas4 gene encoding CRISPR-associated protein Cas4 codes for the protein MDYKQDDSYLLLSGIQHFQFCPRQWALIHIEQQWEENSRTVEGQHVHKKADDSSAREKRKDKLIVRGMAIKSETLNISGQCDVVEFVEDSAGVSLYGNPSLYRPIPVEYKRGKPKVGREDELQLAAQAICLEEMFLCQITEGYLYYNETKHRHLVLLSDALKQEVRAIVTKMNSYYHRRYTPKVKTGPHCKSCSLQNICLPELMVRESVSEYMERRLRE
- the cas8c gene encoding type I-C CRISPR-associated protein Cas8c/Csd1, with protein sequence MSVWQQLYETYNQHLDEVGKSESRWEGKTFTLLPISHTTQTAHITVNITPNGEFHTAEVIEKGGGNTLIPSTEDSSSRAGSVIAPYPLHDKLPYVAGDYEAFGGVYKKDNAYQVYINNLKKWSESSHGFDRLKSIYTYLQKGRLIEDLVNEKVLFTETDGTLKWTWKDKEEKPKIYSIVTGGMEGAFIRFHVHSSEQLYKEPWQDSEFYQSFIAYYAEQAGDSTLCFVTGEQKVGSTKHANKIRNAGDKAKLISANDSSGFTYRGRFDKASEAATISYEVSQKAHNALKWLIQRQGKLIDQRVFLVWGSQVTEMPSAVDSTFSLAALFNDVEEKEVFDTNRDGARAFSDALIGYKRKLPQQTVNILIIDAATTGRLAILYYRSFDQEQYFKRLESWHTEHPWEYVYFDREKKRRVFIGAPSLHDIATAAYGPRANEKLIKATVERLVPCVVDGRIVPDDVRRCLIQRASNPVGLEAWEWEKTLQIACGMINKKEGMTVALDSNLKDRDYLFGRLLALADYLERKALGKENRSTNAIRYMNAFSQNPARTWLTIQSALQPYQAKLGGKVTYINKLIDEVGSQLDPSDFTNKPLSGKYLLGFYSQRHDLYQKREETNLSNEESVEA
- the cas7c gene encoding type I-C CRISPR-associated protein Cas7/Csd2, whose amino-acid sequence is MNVLDHKIDFTVILSVSKANPNGDPLNGNRPRQNYDGYGEISDVAIKRKIRNRLQDMGESIFVQSNDRRSDSYESLRDRAEGNEELKKLMKGKGMGNQFAQEACAAWMDVRSFGQVFAFKGEKSGVSIGVRGPVSIHTATSVAPIDVTSMQITKSVNSESGKERGSDTMGMKHRVDHGVYVLNGSINTQLAEKTNFTKEDAEKLKQVLVTLFENDASSARPEGSMEVHKVYWWEHSSKLGQYSSAKVHRSISVKSMTDEPKDFSDYEIHVAPLDGLEPEVLDGL